One segment of Methanolinea mesophila DNA contains the following:
- a CDS encoding tRNA uridine(34) 5-carboxymethylaminomethyl modification radical SAM/GNAT enzyme Elp3, with protein sequence MSGAEIYREIISQLFSRSLSPGDITRIKIAVCRKYSLPEVPKNSAILAAASPEERERLRRILQVKPARTISGVAPVAVMTSPYPCPHGKCLPCPGGPEHPFGSPQSYTGEEPAAKRARDHNYDPFDQVRARLSQFEVLGHQVDKVELIVMGGTMTARPEEYQEWFVTECVRAMNTYRGPVAGVGGDLPEIFRQNEYSPVRCVAITFETRPDWCREEHIRRMLRLGVTKVELGVQALDNEILAFNRRGCTVEDTVEANRLLRDAGLKVGFHVMPNLPGSTPETDREMFRLLFDDPRFRPDFLKIYPTLVTPGSEIEKLWQDGLYRPYSETELIDLVAYGKSLLPEYVRLQRIQRDIPAELIVAGSKHSNFRQLAAGRLHELGGTCRCIRCREIGRKPSEEVPELRVNRYECTGGTEHFIQFVSGDALVGFCRLRTGGSRFMGEVRDAALIRELHVYGSVVPLGVSPEPEQRQHRKFGHQLLSHAEEIAGQEGYREIAVMSGIGVRPYYRRYGYERRGPYMHKDLP encoded by the coding sequence ATGAGTGGTGCGGAGATTTACCGGGAGATCATCTCCCAGCTTTTTTCCCGTTCTCTTTCCCCCGGCGATATTACCCGCATCAAGATCGCGGTCTGCCGCAAGTATTCCCTTCCGGAGGTCCCGAAAAACTCCGCGATCCTCGCTGCCGCATCTCCCGAAGAGCGCGAGCGGCTTCGCAGGATCCTGCAGGTAAAGCCCGCCCGCACGATCTCCGGGGTGGCCCCCGTGGCGGTGATGACCTCCCCGTACCCCTGCCCCCACGGGAAGTGCCTCCCCTGTCCCGGCGGGCCCGAGCACCCTTTCGGGTCGCCCCAGAGCTACACCGGGGAGGAGCCCGCCGCCAAACGGGCGAGGGACCATAATTACGACCCGTTCGACCAGGTCCGGGCCAGGCTCTCGCAGTTCGAGGTACTCGGCCACCAGGTCGACAAGGTGGAGCTGATCGTGATGGGGGGGACCATGACCGCACGCCCCGAGGAGTACCAGGAATGGTTCGTCACGGAGTGCGTCCGGGCGATGAACACCTACCGGGGGCCGGTTGCAGGGGTGGGCGGAGACCTTCCGGAGATCTTCCGGCAGAACGAGTATTCCCCGGTCCGTTGCGTGGCGATCACCTTCGAGACACGCCCCGACTGGTGCCGGGAAGAGCACATCCGCCGTATGCTGCGCCTTGGGGTGACCAAGGTGGAACTCGGGGTCCAGGCACTGGACAACGAGATCCTGGCGTTCAACCGGAGGGGGTGCACGGTCGAGGACACGGTGGAGGCGAACCGCCTGCTCCGCGACGCAGGGCTCAAGGTGGGTTTTCACGTGATGCCGAACCTCCCGGGGAGCACCCCGGAGACGGACCGGGAGATGTTCCGGCTGCTCTTCGACGACCCCCGGTTCAGACCGGATTTCCTGAAGATCTATCCTACGCTTGTTACTCCGGGCTCGGAGATCGAGAAATTGTGGCAGGACGGACTGTACCGGCCGTACTCCGAAACGGAACTGATCGACCTTGTGGCCTACGGGAAGAGCCTCCTTCCCGAATATGTGCGTCTTCAGCGGATCCAGCGGGATATCCCCGCGGAGCTGATAGTCGCCGGGTCGAAGCACAGCAACTTCCGGCAGCTCGCCGCCGGACGGCTGCACGAACTGGGCGGGACGTGCCGGTGCATCCGCTGCAGGGAGATCGGGCGGAAACCCTCGGAAGAGGTGCCGGAGCTACGGGTGAACCGCTACGAATGCACAGGAGGCACGGAACATTTCATCCAGTTCGTCTCCGGGGACGCCCTGGTAGGGTTCTGCCGCCTGAGGACAGGTGGGTCCCGGTTTATGGGGGAGGTCCGGGACGCCGCCCTCATTCGCGAGCTGCACGTGTACGGGAGCGTCGTCCCGTTGGGAGTGTCCCCGGAGCCCGAACAGCGGCAGCACAGGAAGTTCGGGCACCAGCTCCTCTCGCACGCCGAGGAGATCGCAGGCCAGGAAGGGTATCGGGAGATCGCGGTGATGAGCGGGATCGGGGTCCGCCCTTATTACCGAAGATACGGCTATGAACGACGCGGGCCCTATATGCATAAGGACCTTCCATGA
- the priS gene encoding DNA primase catalytic subunit PriS — translation MKAATLEFLKQRFSAYYQSGNLLAPPSMEEREWGFIFFDPEYPEIRMRRHMGFPRKDELFTYLRTMAPAHAYYSSAYYAIPDAPTMDQKQWLGADLIFDLDADHIVRGPYDMMLARVKEETEKLLEMLIGELGVAPHTIDLVFSGGRGYHVHVRDVETRNWGSNERRELIDYVCGIGLDPVMVLGRETHSPRGWYMRFIASLQEYLLWLREMEAEARIKEVSALEGVGKVSAEELEGRIDEILKGLSGHPPVLNVRDPLVARLVKGLTRTKEGKFASLLREKAALADEPVTTDIKRLIRLPSSLHGGSGFRVTPVPVREISRFDPLVDAVVFSDRKVNVDLTMKLSMSLLGSRYDLEKGINQVPEALAVFLCCRGVAEIGGG, via the coding sequence ATGAAGGCGGCGACCCTTGAGTTCCTGAAACAGCGTTTCTCGGCCTACTACCAGTCGGGAAACCTCCTCGCGCCACCTTCGATGGAAGAACGGGAATGGGGGTTCATCTTCTTCGACCCCGAGTACCCCGAGATCCGGATGCGCAGGCACATGGGATTTCCCCGGAAGGACGAGCTCTTCACCTACCTCCGGACCATGGCGCCCGCTCACGCCTACTACTCAAGCGCGTATTACGCCATCCCCGACGCCCCCACCATGGACCAGAAACAGTGGCTCGGGGCGGACCTCATCTTCGACCTCGACGCGGACCACATCGTCCGGGGCCCGTATGACATGATGCTCGCCCGGGTCAAGGAAGAGACTGAGAAACTGCTGGAGATGCTCATCGGCGAGCTGGGAGTCGCCCCGCACACCATCGACCTGGTCTTCTCCGGGGGAAGGGGCTACCACGTCCACGTTCGGGACGTGGAGACACGGAACTGGGGGAGCAACGAGCGGAGGGAACTGATCGATTACGTCTGCGGGATCGGGCTCGACCCGGTGATGGTCCTCGGCCGCGAGACACATTCACCCCGCGGGTGGTACATGCGTTTTATAGCATCGCTGCAGGAGTACCTTCTGTGGCTCCGGGAGATGGAGGCCGAGGCGAGGATAAAAGAAGTCTCCGCCCTGGAGGGAGTGGGAAAAGTGTCTGCAGAGGAGCTTGAGGGGAGAATAGACGAGATACTCAAGGGTCTCTCCGGTCACCCACCAGTGCTGAACGTGCGCGATCCCCTGGTGGCCCGCCTGGTCAAGGGGCTCACCCGCACGAAAGAGGGGAAGTTCGCATCACTGCTCCGCGAAAAGGCCGCGCTCGCAGACGAACCGGTGACTACCGACATCAAGCGGCTCATCAGGCTGCCCTCCTCGCTCCACGGGGGGAGCGGGTTCCGGGTGACCCCGGTCCCTGTCCGGGAGATCTCCCGTTTCGACCCGTTGGTCGATGCGGTGGTCTTTTCTGACCGGAAGGTGAACGTGGACCTTACGATGAAGCTCTCCATGAGCCTCCTCGGCAGCCGGTACGACCTGGAGAAGGGGATCAACCAGGTCCCCGAAGCGCTCGCGGTCTTCCTCTGCTGCCGGGGCGTGGCCGAGATAGGAGGCGGATGA
- a CDS encoding 50S ribosomal protein L44e, whose protein sequence is MKMPAKFKTYCPHCRNHQLHEVEKVKKGKTTGLHWIDRQKARRSHVGNRGKFSKVPGGDKPTKRINVRYRCKVCGKAHLRAGYRISKFELTE, encoded by the coding sequence ATGAAGATGCCAGCAAAATTCAAGACATACTGCCCCCATTGCAGAAATCATCAGCTGCACGAGGTAGAGAAGGTAAAGAAGGGCAAGACGACGGGACTCCACTGGATCGACCGGCAGAAGGCCCGGAGAAGCCATGTGGGCAACCGTGGGAAGTTTTCCAAGGTGCCCGGCGGGGACAAGCCTACGAAGCGGATCAATGTCCGCTACCGTTGCAAGGTCTGCGGGAAGGCTCACCTGAGAGCAGGTTACAGAATATCCAAATTCGAACTGACGGAGTGA
- a CDS encoding 30S ribosomal protein S27e: MVRQLRENRSKFLKVKCPDCENEQMVFEKASTVVDCVVCGKVLAEPSGGKATIKADILGTFE, encoded by the coding sequence TTGGTACGACAGCTCAGAGAGAACCGGAGCAAGTTCCTGAAGGTAAAATGCCCGGACTGCGAGAACGAGCAGATGGTCTTCGAGAAGGCCAGCACTGTGGTCGACTGCGTGGTCTGCGGCAAGGTACTCGCGGAACCTTCCGGTGGAAAGGCAACCATTAAGGCTGATATCCTCGGAACATTCGAGTGA
- a CDS encoding translation initiation factor IF-2 subunit alpha: protein MSERAWPEVGELVVCTVRDVKDFAAFVSLDEYGDREGLIPISEVATGWIKYIRDHIREGQKVVCKVLYVDRNRAHIDLSLKDVNEHQRREKIREWKNESKAKKWIGFAAKASGEPAENIESALYKKYGDLYSVFEDIATSGEKVLDKTDLSPGVAQALAKVASENVKVPRVTVSGNLVLTSTKPDGVNIIRRALRSAEPKIHDADIEILYVGAPIYRIKVTAPDYKKAEKAIEKAASAAIGVVERAGGEGKFVKKPKSGKAA from the coding sequence ATGAGCGAGAGGGCGTGGCCTGAGGTCGGGGAACTGGTGGTCTGCACGGTCCGGGACGTGAAGGACTTTGCGGCATTTGTCAGCCTGGACGAGTATGGAGACAGGGAAGGGCTGATCCCCATCTCGGAGGTGGCCACCGGCTGGATCAAGTATATCCGGGACCATATCCGGGAGGGGCAGAAGGTGGTCTGCAAGGTCCTCTACGTGGACCGGAACCGGGCGCACATCGACCTCTCGCTCAAGGACGTGAACGAGCACCAGCGGCGGGAAAAGATCCGGGAATGGAAGAACGAGTCCAAGGCAAAGAAGTGGATCGGGTTTGCCGCCAAGGCGTCCGGGGAACCGGCAGAGAACATCGAATCCGCCTTATATAAAAAATACGGCGACCTCTATTCTGTTTTTGAAGATATCGCCACCTCGGGTGAGAAGGTGCTGGATAAGACCGATCTCTCCCCCGGTGTGGCGCAGGCGCTCGCAAAGGTCGCCTCCGAGAATGTCAAGGTCCCCCGGGTCACGGTGAGCGGAAACCTCGTCCTCACCTCCACCAAGCCCGACGGGGTCAATATCATCCGCAGGGCGCTTCGGAGCGCCGAACCGAAGATCCACGACGCGGATATCGAGATCCTGTACGTAGGGGCCCCCATCTACCGGATCAAGGTCACCGCACCCGATTACAAGAAGGCCGAGAAGGCCATCGAGAAGGCAGCCTCGGCGGCGATCGGGGTAGTCGAGCGGGCCGGCGGCGAAGGCAAGTTCGTCAAGAAACCCAAGTCGGGCAAGGCGGCATGA
- a CDS encoding RNA-protein complex protein Nop10 gives MSGRIRRCPEDGTYTLKLSCPRCGTATVTVHPARFSPQDRYGHYRRIARSWTT, from the coding sequence ATGAGCGGCAGGATACGGAGGTGCCCGGAGGACGGGACCTACACCCTGAAGCTCAGCTGTCCCCGCTGCGGCACCGCCACGGTCACGGTGCACCCGGCACGATTTTCACCACAGGACCGTTACGGGCATTACAGGAGGATTGCCCGATCATGGACGACATAA
- a CDS encoding proteasome assembly chaperone family protein, with product MDDITFGFLDTVTKEELRPRILIEGLPGIGHVGKLVAEHMIQELGAVKVGVIESVFFPPQVIIEENGTVRLANNELFYYPDGERGILFLVGDFQSTSAEGHYFLSDAYLDIAQELGVERIYTLGGYGVGHLVEEPRVLAAVNHDSLREEVENAGGTFGRDEPGGGIVGAAGLLLGMGAQRGMEGICLMGETSGYLVDPKSAASLLRVLTGLLGMEIDPTQLQQRGAEMEHMLQKLIEGERITEGDELRYFV from the coding sequence ATGGACGACATAACCTTTGGTTTTCTGGATACCGTTACAAAAGAGGAACTCCGGCCCCGTATCCTGATCGAGGGGCTCCCGGGGATCGGGCACGTGGGGAAGCTGGTCGCCGAGCACATGATCCAGGAGCTCGGGGCAGTGAAGGTGGGAGTGATCGAGTCGGTCTTCTTCCCGCCCCAGGTGATCATCGAGGAGAACGGCACGGTCCGGCTCGCGAACAACGAGCTGTTCTACTATCCCGACGGCGAACGGGGTATCCTGTTCCTGGTGGGAGACTTCCAGAGCACCTCTGCCGAAGGGCACTACTTCCTCAGCGATGCCTACCTGGACATCGCCCAGGAGCTCGGCGTCGAACGGATCTACACCCTGGGGGGCTACGGAGTGGGCCACCTTGTTGAGGAGCCCCGGGTTCTCGCGGCGGTGAACCACGATTCCCTGCGGGAAGAGGTGGAGAACGCGGGAGGCACCTTCGGCAGGGATGAGCCCGGCGGAGGGATCGTCGGTGCCGCGGGCCTGCTCCTCGGCATGGGGGCACAGCGCGGGATGGAAGGGATCTGTCTCATGGGGGAGACCTCGGGCTACCTGGTGGACCCCAAGAGCGCCGCAAGCCTGCTCCGGGTGCTCACCGGCCTGCTCGGCATGGAGATCGACCCCACCCAGCTCCAGCAGCGGGGCGCGGAGATGGAGCACATGCTCCAGAAACTTATCGAGGGAGAGCGGATCACCGAGGGTGACGAGCTGAGGTATTTCGTGTGA
- a CDS encoding endonuclease Q family protein — protein MKVYCDLHIHSCFSIATSRTMTPVALTAACREKGISVLGSGDALHSGWRTCWERVPFDETVLVVPTAEVEDSDRVHHLILMESFREFGELEALLAPYSRDIATNGRPRVRLRGGEIASMVHGLSGLIGPAHAFTPWTSLYASFDHPSECYDEERPDFVELGLSADSSYAAAIPDLIGLPFLSNSDAHSPDPLRIGREFFGIDLPVRTAGAVLEEIRKGRILMNAGFFPEEGKYNRTACVRCYRQFSLDGAVAHRWKCPDDGGRIKKGVADRVRELSSGTAGTRPPYLHLLPLAQVIQVLEGASSPRIKRVQERYRDLIDRFGNEISILAEIPAAELAEYDQGVARAVRALREGDVVLHPGGGGKYGTFSFRDGVKSGHV, from the coding sequence GTGAAGGTCTATTGCGACCTTCACATTCATTCCTGTTTTTCAATCGCCACATCCCGCACGATGACACCGGTCGCATTGACTGCAGCGTGCAGGGAGAAAGGAATCTCTGTCCTGGGGAGCGGAGACGCACTCCATTCCGGCTGGAGAACGTGCTGGGAGCGCGTTCCCTTTGACGAGACCGTGCTGGTGGTCCCCACCGCCGAGGTGGAAGATTCCGACCGGGTGCACCACCTGATCCTGATGGAGTCGTTCCGGGAGTTCGGGGAACTCGAAGCACTTCTCGCCCCGTACAGCAGGGACATCGCCACCAACGGGAGACCCAGGGTAAGGCTTCGGGGCGGGGAGATCGCGTCCATGGTGCACGGTCTTTCGGGCCTCATCGGTCCCGCTCACGCATTCACCCCCTGGACCTCGCTTTACGCCTCCTTCGACCATCCGTCCGAGTGTTACGATGAAGAACGGCCGGATTTCGTGGAACTCGGCCTCTCCGCCGACAGTTCCTATGCCGCCGCTATCCCGGACCTTATCGGTCTACCTTTCCTCTCGAACTCCGACGCCCACAGCCCCGACCCGCTCCGTATCGGGAGAGAGTTCTTTGGAATCGACCTTCCGGTGCGCACTGCAGGAGCGGTCCTCGAAGAGATCAGGAAAGGCCGGATCCTGATGAATGCCGGGTTCTTCCCCGAGGAGGGTAAGTACAACCGCACCGCATGCGTGCGGTGCTATCGGCAGTTCTCCCTTGATGGGGCGGTCGCTCACCGGTGGAAGTGCCCCGACGACGGAGGGAGGATCAAGAAGGGAGTGGCCGACAGGGTCCGGGAGCTCTCCTCCGGAACAGCCGGGACCCGGCCCCCCTACCTTCATCTTCTTCCCCTGGCCCAGGTCATCCAGGTCCTCGAAGGGGCCTCATCCCCCCGCATTAAACGAGTTCAGGAACGATACCGGGATCTCATCGACCGGTTCGGAAACGAGATCTCAATCTTAGCGGAAATCCCTGCGGCCGAGCTTGCCGAGTACGACCAGGGGGTCGCCCGGGCGGTAAGGGCGCTCCGGGAGGGGGACGTGGTGCTTCATCCCGGCGGGGGTGGGAAGTACGGTACGTTTTCTTTCCGGGATGGGGTGAAATCGGGGCATGTGTAG
- a CDS encoding 4Fe-4S binding protein has product MLQVHRDVCGYCGCCVSVCPEGSLELIDAYLEVGDTCTGCGICAKVCPVGALEVIK; this is encoded by the coding sequence ATGTTGCAGGTTCATCGAGATGTATGCGGATACTGCGGGTGTTGTGTCTCGGTCTGTCCCGAGGGGTCGCTGGAACTGATCGACGCCTACCTTGAGGTGGGCGACACGTGCACCGGGTGCGGGATATGCGCCAAGGTCTGCCCGGTAGGGGCCCTCGAGGTGATCAAATGA
- a CDS encoding NAD(P)/FAD-dependent oxidoreductase, protein MRAGYDLLVVGGGPAGALAARTAAEKGFSVLLVEKRPAIGAPVRCAEGIGKEALAEFIEPDERWVSAELKGAEIVAPDGTTMRLESEMAGSKVGYIIDRKIFDRDLVWQAAEAGAEISVKTRATAPIMAGGAVKGAMLDVCGSMVKVDADIVIAADGVESKFSRWCGIDTTVPVREIMSSCQYLMTDIDIDPTVTAFYLGNEVAPEGYLWVFPKGERSANVGIGISGKKSGQGHRAKDYLDRFVSGHFPNGKTIECIVGGVSVCEPLPCTVADGLIITGDAARVVDPLTGGGIYNSMFTGRLAAEVAEKAISKGDFSKEKLMPYDEGWRNSKMGQTIARNYQIKEYLIKLSDEKLNAIIQTAAMMNLKDFSTLSLIKELMKRNPRLVVELAALKASLR, encoded by the coding sequence ATGAGGGCAGGATATGACCTCCTTGTCGTCGGAGGCGGACCGGCGGGTGCGCTCGCTGCCAGAACCGCGGCCGAGAAGGGATTTTCGGTCCTCCTGGTGGAGAAACGGCCGGCGATAGGCGCCCCCGTGCGGTGCGCGGAAGGGATCGGGAAGGAGGCGCTCGCCGAGTTCATTGAACCCGACGAACGCTGGGTCTCCGCCGAGCTCAAGGGTGCCGAGATCGTCGCCCCCGACGGGACGACGATGCGGCTCGAGTCGGAAATGGCGGGGAGCAAGGTCGGGTATATCATCGACCGGAAGATCTTCGATCGCGACCTGGTCTGGCAGGCCGCGGAAGCCGGGGCCGAGATCTCGGTCAAGACCCGGGCCACAGCACCCATCATGGCCGGAGGGGCGGTCAAGGGCGCGATGCTCGACGTCTGCGGTTCGATGGTCAAGGTCGACGCCGATATCGTCATCGCCGCCGACGGGGTTGAGTCGAAATTCTCCCGCTGGTGCGGCATCGACACCACGGTGCCCGTGCGGGAGATCATGAGCTCCTGCCAGTACCTGATGACCGATATCGATATCGACCCCACGGTGACGGCATTTTACCTGGGCAACGAAGTCGCTCCCGAGGGGTACCTGTGGGTGTTCCCCAAGGGAGAACGCTCCGCGAACGTGGGGATCGGGATCTCCGGGAAAAAGAGCGGTCAGGGGCACCGGGCAAAGGACTACCTCGACCGGTTCGTGTCCGGCCACTTCCCGAACGGGAAGACCATCGAGTGCATCGTCGGCGGGGTATCCGTCTGCGAACCCCTGCCCTGCACAGTTGCCGACGGGCTCATCATTACCGGGGATGCGGCCAGGGTGGTGGACCCGCTCACTGGCGGCGGTATCTATAACTCGATGTTTACCGGGAGGCTTGCCGCCGAGGTGGCGGAGAAGGCTATCTCCAAGGGCGACTTCTCAAAGGAAAAACTAATGCCCTACGACGAGGGCTGGAGGAACTCGAAGATGGGCCAGACCATCGCCCGGAACTACCAGATCAAGGAGTACCTCATCAAGCTCTCGGACGAGAAACTGAACGCCATAATCCAGACGGCAGCAATGATGAACCTGAAGGACTTCTCCACACTCTCGCTGATAAAAGAACTGATGAAGCGGAACCCCCGCCTCGTGGTCGAACTGGCCGCGTTGAAGGCCTCACTCAGGTGA
- a CDS encoding potassium channel family protein encodes MYIIIVGLGGIGRSLTALAVEHGNNVVIIDRDEQRAGEMLEHYDVLAITGNATDKSILEDAGIDRADALVATTSDDSVNLMTCWLAKRFKVPIVVSIVNQKEHSDLFKEVGVKISENPDELVANRLYYWAKNPQLQQLASIPGGTIFEVVAEKGAPIVDHEIRELKVKDFVFIAIRRAGGELIIPSGTVKIRPGDTITVFTKKEAENDCLELLNRQLRKSPE; translated from the coding sequence ATGTACATCATCATCGTCGGGCTCGGGGGAATAGGGCGGAGCCTTACCGCGCTGGCGGTTGAACACGGGAACAACGTGGTGATCATCGACCGCGACGAACAACGGGCCGGCGAGATGCTCGAACACTACGATGTACTTGCCATCACCGGCAATGCGACGGACAAGTCCATCCTGGAGGACGCGGGGATCGACCGGGCGGACGCCCTGGTGGCAACTACCAGCGACGACTCGGTGAACCTGATGACCTGCTGGCTCGCAAAGAGGTTCAAGGTCCCCATCGTGGTCTCCATCGTCAACCAGAAGGAGCACTCGGACCTGTTCAAGGAGGTCGGGGTGAAGATCAGCGAGAACCCCGACGAGCTGGTGGCGAACCGCCTCTACTACTGGGCGAAGAACCCCCAGTTGCAGCAACTGGCCTCGATCCCCGGGGGGACCATATTCGAGGTGGTGGCGGAGAAGGGGGCCCCGATCGTGGACCACGAGATCAGGGAGCTGAAGGTGAAGGATTTCGTCTTCATCGCCATCCGCAGGGCAGGCGGGGAGCTGATAATTCCCAGCGGAACGGTCAAGATCCGGCCCGGGGACACCATCACCGTATTTACGAAAAAAGAGGCGGAGAACGACTGCCTGGAACTCCTCAACAGGCAGCTCCGCAAGTCACCTGAGTGA
- the rnhB gene encoding ribonuclease HII → MDEAGKGAVLGPMVVAAVGCEDPGEVASLGVRDSKQLTPARREELCAVIRAQFQVAVLVIPPDRIDHRGGTMNRLMVHAHAQVIGELRPDTAYVDACDVIAARYGCMVGNRLEFPCRVIAEHHADENRPLVSAASIVAKVTRDAAIAELSAIHGEIGSGYPSDPATVRYLEAFIRSSGSPPPFARKTWTTVHNLIAKAEQATLPDFS, encoded by the coding sequence GTGGACGAAGCGGGCAAAGGAGCGGTGCTCGGCCCGATGGTGGTCGCGGCAGTGGGGTGCGAAGACCCCGGAGAGGTCGCCTCCCTCGGGGTGCGGGATTCCAAGCAGCTGACGCCGGCGAGACGGGAAGAACTGTGCGCGGTGATACGGGCCCAGTTCCAGGTCGCGGTGCTGGTCATCCCCCCGGACCGGATCGATCACCGCGGTGGAACCATGAACCGGCTGATGGTCCACGCCCATGCGCAGGTGATCGGTGAACTGCGCCCGGATACCGCCTACGTGGATGCCTGCGACGTGATCGCCGCCCGGTACGGATGCATGGTGGGGAACAGGCTCGAGTTCCCCTGCAGGGTCATCGCCGAGCACCATGCGGACGAGAACCGCCCCCTGGTCTCGGCCGCGAGTATCGTCGCCAAGGTCACCCGCGACGCGGCGATCGCCGAGCTCTCCGCCATCCACGGGGAGATAGGCAGCGGGTATCCTTCCGACCCGGCGACCGTCCGTTACCTGGAGGCCTTCATCAGGTCTTCCGGGTCTCCTCCCCCGTTCGCCCGGAAGACCTGGACAACGGTCCACAACCTCATCGCGAAGGCGGAACAGGCAACGCTCCCGGATTTTTCCTGA
- a CDS encoding site-2 protease family protein, whose protein sequence is MYEWVYVVILLVAAYAAVAWYVHYRNPSPGRFSFYGPILAVKTSKVGFLDRFTVISTFLRVYSTIGVAMVVLISATMVVLLFFSLQMTLVVQPEPTGIYAPQNLLLIPGINEYVPATFAVWFALVLAIAVHEFGHGVLARVEKIRVKAMGALILVIPIGFFVEPDEEEMEKARGISRVRVFGAGITNNVVVGAICFVLMILLVGAAVPTTEPVIQGVYQNYSAYLAGVPAPSVITAINGTPVETREQVSAILNTTHPGQDLTLSVDYEGQPATYNLTLSEWPEGTEGRTSGFLGIYYYQPDLVIQTVSDSLNPLGMLRFLIVPFDTSMTGQQLSILAFDTPDTQFYEVPVPGFWVLVHILFWSGWININLGIFNALPMIPLDGGYILKEGVDRTLEKRGLSRYAPSVTSAISALILVLLASLIMLPYLLHA, encoded by the coding sequence ATGTATGAATGGGTCTATGTCGTCATCCTGCTGGTGGCGGCCTATGCCGCGGTGGCCTGGTATGTCCATTACAGGAACCCCTCCCCCGGGAGGTTCTCGTTCTACGGGCCCATTCTTGCCGTCAAGACCTCGAAAGTCGGGTTCCTTGACCGTTTCACCGTAATTTCCACGTTCCTCCGGGTCTATTCCACCATCGGGGTGGCCATGGTGGTCCTGATCTCGGCGACCATGGTCGTGCTCCTCTTCTTCTCGCTGCAGATGACCCTGGTCGTGCAGCCGGAGCCTACCGGCATCTACGCTCCCCAGAACCTCCTGCTCATCCCGGGGATCAACGAGTACGTCCCGGCGACATTCGCGGTATGGTTCGCCCTGGTCCTGGCCATCGCGGTCCACGAGTTCGGGCACGGGGTCCTCGCCAGGGTGGAGAAGATCAGGGTCAAGGCAATGGGGGCACTCATCCTGGTCATCCCCATCGGGTTCTTCGTCGAGCCGGACGAGGAGGAGATGGAGAAGGCACGGGGCATTTCCAGAGTAAGGGTGTTCGGGGCGGGCATCACCAACAACGTTGTGGTGGGGGCGATCTGTTTCGTGCTCATGATCCTGCTCGTGGGGGCCGCGGTCCCCACCACCGAGCCGGTGATCCAGGGAGTGTACCAGAACTATTCCGCCTACCTGGCCGGCGTCCCTGCACCCTCGGTGATCACCGCGATCAACGGCACTCCGGTGGAGACCCGGGAGCAGGTTTCGGCAATCCTGAACACGACCCATCCCGGACAGGACCTTACGCTCTCTGTCGATTACGAAGGGCAGCCGGCAACGTACAATCTCACTTTGAGCGAGTGGCCGGAGGGAACGGAGGGGAGGACGTCCGGATTTTTGGGGATCTACTATTACCAGCCGGACCTGGTGATCCAGACCGTGAGCGACAGCCTCAATCCCCTGGGGATGCTCCGGTTCCTGATCGTCCCCTTCGACACCTCGATGACCGGCCAGCAGCTCAGCATCCTCGCCTTCGACACCCCTGACACCCAGTTCTACGAGGTACCGGTTCCCGGGTTCTGGGTACTCGTCCATATACTCTTCTGGAGCGGGTGGATCAACATCAATCTCGGGATATTCAACGCCCTTCCCATGATCCCCCTGGACGGGGGTTATATCCTCAAAGAGGGCGTTGACCGGACTCTGGAGAAGAGGGGTCTCTCCCGGTATGCACCCTCGGTCACCTCGGCGATATCGGCGCTGATACTGGTCCTGCTCGCATCCCTGATTATGCTCCCCTATCTCCTTCACGCCTGA